In Brassica napus cultivar Da-Ae chromosome C2, Da-Ae, whole genome shotgun sequence, the sequence AAACCGTCATGAGAGATGGTCCTACAGCCATTGCAGCTTCTGTGTTTGGGACCATAGCCCCAACAGTTAGACCCATCGCAGAGGCAGCAAAAGACTCTACAGTCATTATCCCACAGAACTTTCCAAATCTGGCAAGAAATCTCTTTGTTAGGGACATTGCTGTAAAGTATATTTCTCACTTGGAATCATTGGTTGGTAAAATTCACAGAGGATGGCGTATAAGTGAGATGCAGGGTAAGGCTTATGCATAAAATTTAAAGCTTGGCCACGTGAATAGCAAAAGATAGGTAGCTTAGGAATTACCTTGACAAAGTGGGATGTAGGCGTGCCATGGGGTATAGTACAGCACCAAACATTAAAGGAAATGCAGCTCCAATGGGGATTTCAGCTATTGTTTTGGAGAGCAGGTAAGGGCCCAAAGAGTAGGACCCTTTGGACCGTTCTCTATCCACAATAGCACGCTCTTTAGGAAAGACACCAACTGTCTTTGTGAGAGCTGCCATTGCTGTGTTTATTGCAGCAACCTAAAGCAAACAGACATCATCGTTTAGTATATAAAAAGGTACTTCTACTAAGTAGTAATTAAACGCAAATAAAGAGAGAACTATATAGCAAAAGCATAGTGGTTTAGACCTGAAGCAAGCCCATTCTGTCCTGAATTGACGTCTGCGACTTCCCCATTCTCCAGAAAACGGATCCAAATATCAGAGCAGATGCCACAGACATTCTTGCACGGACTTTGTTAGTTGGCCCATCTCGAGAAGCCTATGCAGTCAAGTGAAGAAGTCAATCAGACAAACTGCTCTAGTTAACTCAAAGAGTCTCCCACATGTCAATTTCTTAAGTATCTGCTTTCAATCTTAAACCGTTTTCAGGAGAAGGCATTAAAGCCCATCATATAATAGACAGAGTTCTTTAGATCATGCATTAATGGGGAGGATACCTGCATCCATGCACGCTTAAGCAACAAAAAGAACTGCCTCCACCATCCATCTTTTCTCTCAACAATGGCGTTTCTGCGAGGTCTCATGCTGTTCTTGGTTTCTTGTTTCACGCCGAGGGGAGTGGCATAAAGAATCGATGATGAACGCTGGGAAAACGCATCAACAAGAGCATGTACTCTCTTCTGCGAAGAGTAGACACTGTCCGAAGAGCTATAGTCAACTGATATAAGATCTGCTAAAAACTCAGCAGGGTTTACATGCTCTGGGCAAAGAAACCTGTTCAAGGATCAGATGAGAACTTGTAAGTGCCAAAACTAAAGTACGTATTTATTGAAGCACTTGTAATGTTTAGAAAAACCAACCCGAAGTTTCCGAAATATGTCAGAGGTTCATTTCCTGCAGGGCCGGCATAGACTAAAGTTCCTTCTGTAAGTAACACAACGTCATCAAACTTAGCATAAACCGAACCTCGAGGCTGGTGAATGGAGCAGATCACAGTGTGTCCATCCTGCGCAAGCTTTCGCAATGTCTCCATCACTTGTTCAGCCTGGAAGGCGTCAAGCCCTGAAGAGACCAAATGAATATTCTACCAGCGTTAAAACCAATCCAAACaatatttagaagaaaaacaGAGTAGGCATCTACCAGTCGTGGGTTCATCAGCAAATATAACAGACGGACTAGCGATCAATTCACAGGCAAGTGAAAGCCGCTTCTTCTCTCCACCACTGATCCCACGAACTTTCGCATCGCCAACACATGAATCCGCACAGCTAACCTTTTGTATAGCCACAAAAGATTATCAAGAAACAGATTCCAGCATTACCCTAAATTACATAGACGAACGAAAACCTTACCAGACCAAGCCTGAACAAGAGGTTGTTCACATACTCATCCCTCTCCTCATCAGAAGACATCTCCCGAAGCTGAAGCTCAGCCGCGAAAGAAAGCGTTTCCCTCACAGTCAACTGCGAGAAGAACAGATCCTCCTGTCTCACAAACGCAAGCCTGCCATTCACAAGAAAAAACTCCATCAAACAAATGATCACAAACTAATAAAGACTAGTACAACTCATGGCACATACTTAAAAGCTCTGCTTGAGCTCGATCTCCCATTGACCTCCAAGAGCCCTGACAAATGCAAACGCGGCGATGAACTAAGCTGTCCAGCGAGAACGTTCAGCAACGTCGTCTTCCCAGATCCAGAAGGTCCCATTATCGCTAACAACCTCCCAGGCTTCGCTTCTCCGGACACATTCTTCAACAGAAACCGCACCTGAGAGTCACGTGATCAATCGATTATGAGCAAACAATTCACGAAACGGAGAATTCGAAACATGCAAAGGGAAGGAGATTCGATTCCCTCACCGATTTGGATGACTTATCGGAGAGCGAGCACGTGATGTTCCTCCACCGGATTGTCACCGGACGAACTTTCCCCGGAGACGACGACGAATCATCTCCCGCTCCTTCCGTATCCGAGAAATCATCTTCAGCGTCGTTTTCAGGCAAGAGAGCGATGCCGGGACCTGAGAAGATGCGGACCAACATAGCGGCGGCCACCGCGGCGAGAAGGCGGCCAACTCCGTTCCCTCCGATGCCGGAAACGGCGTCTGCGAAAGATTTCCCGCCAAAAGGCGCCATGAGTTGTTTCCCCTGTGTGTGTCGTCTTCTCCTTGGAAGCTCCGGTGAGGTAAAGGATGAGTAACAACTAGCAAGCAGTAAGAAGTGAGAACCACTCGAAGCTCCAAAACATTATCTCTTCTCACTAATTATTTAatcattgtttaaaatttcCATTATTTACTTAATTAACCTTCTGACTTAAGCAGAGGCTAGAGATTTAATCACTAATCAGCACGACGAAGTACCGTATGTGATTTGAGTTGACCGTTATAGATACGCTAGAACTTGGCCACGTGTGTAATCGTGAGCTTAATATATGTCCATTTAAAAACCAAGGAAAATTCCGCTTGGATTGATTCAGATATTTTTCTATACGTTTTGGTTTGGGTAATAAAACATGACGATTCTCTcgaatagattttttaaaatttttgtcacaaaaatatacctcaaaaattaaaatgacaaaaacaacattttttattttgaaaattttaaaattttttattttttaaaatttgaaatactaTCCCCTAAACCCCACtcctcaactttaaaccctaaaacctaaactctaaattttaaactttaaactctacccattaactttaaaccctaatgtctagattaattaaccctaaaggtataagtgtatatttacttattttgataaaaaatttaagtctattttggtcatttttatttttaatgtatatatttgtgacaaaaacttgtTTATGTCTATCCTAGGAAATATATTATTCAACTAAAAAtcaactaataaataaaaagaaaagaatcagTATAATTTTGGTAATCCGGATCAATATTGTGTAATTATAATAATTGGGGGAACAAAATCTCCAAATTATTCAGATTAATTAtgctatttttcaaataatgtcaaatattttaactaatttatatgttatatatctataaatacttggttatttatataatatatctataaatatttggttttggttaagatattttggatataaaaataCCATTTGGATATTTCAATATAGGAAATAGAAAGCGCTCAAATATATGTAAATTCtgatttggtttagttttgatttttcagttcggtttggttcttgAAATCTTGGATAAATAGGAGACTAAGCTGTTATTGGTTTATGAGTATAGAAGAGTTTTgatgattattattataaaaacaatttaccaAATTTTAACAGAATTTAGATTTACTTAGAATTCTACCAAGAGTTTTATAGATTAGTGTAGATTTTTAGGGAAGAGATAATTATAAACTTTTGTAGAGTTTATCTTGAAGTATTGCATAATAAAGATAGTATCGTGTTACAATATTGTGTTGCAAAGTATTCGTAATTATCCATTATTTGTTGCATTGGCTATTCGCTTTCGATAAATTATATCCATGTGAAGACAGAACAATTCAGAAGCTTCTCCAAAATTTGCAGCTCTGAGGTACATTTATGTCATGTATAATTCTATGATTATATGCATtagttcttcattcatattttatttatggttCTTTTCTAGTTTCGTATGTTGATCTtgtgatattattattatataactaGCTAATGGGGGATTCacaaaagaataaagaaaaaggTGGGTATAGTCAATGGAGACCAGAGGAAACAAAACTTCTGATCGATTTACTTGTTGATGCAATTCATCGAAATTGGCGTGATGCTAATGGTTTAATAAACAAGTTCACGGTGGAACAAATTTTTTTGTCTGTTCTCAATGAAAAACTTGGATGCCAAAAAGAACACAAGCATTACCTAACTAGGATTAAATATTTGAGAGAAAAATACCAAAACCATTTGGATCTTCAACGCTGCAATTCTGGATTTGGATGGGATCCTGACATGAAAAAGTATACTGCTCTAGACGAAGTGTGGGACGAGTATTTAAAGGTATGTATTTgtctatataaatttaaacatcataactttagttttcaaaaatatcttataacTTAACTGTGTTTATTAATCTGCAGAAACATCCTACGCACAAGCATCTACGGTATGATTCAGTTGAAAAATATGAAGATCTGCAAATCATATTTGGAAATGGCGTAGCAACCGGTGGTTTTGCGATTGGAATGGGTGATAGTACTGATGCTCACACCTTTAGAGTTGAAGATATTAGTCAAACGAGAGAAAACATAAACCTTCATCAAAGCAGCGATGAAGTCTTTGAATTATCATCTCAACAACCATCAACGGAATGTGGTATGTCAGCTTTTTCATGTACAGGTTCAAAGGATCGTGCAGAAAAGCTTCATCCAAGGAAGAGGTCAAGAAGGGAAGCTGATACCAATGCAGATAAGCTGAAAAATGATCAAGATGATTCTATGATCATAGTTAGCAACAAAATTTTTAGTGTCATAcaacaaagagaagaaagacaACAAAGAGAAGctgagaaaagagaagaaaagctAAAACGAGAAGCTGAAGAGAAGGAAGCTGATAGAAAAAAAGACTGCATATGGGAAGCCATGAAAGAGATTCCTAATTTTAGATAATCATACTCGCTTCAAAGCAATCACCTTGATTCATTCACTTGGGATGAAAAGTGTCTTCAAggatatgatagtagaagaacGTTTTGGTTGGATTGAGAGCAACCGTAGCTCTTTATGATTATTTAGCTGGCTTGGAATGTTTcagattttaaagaattttttagTTTGTGTTTGATAGGACTATCTTTTCATAAACGGTTTATTAATAAGTTATCCCTTTCTTATAAGAGATTTGTTCTTTAATGAAATGGGGTTTTTTTTCTACTTTTGATACAAagtttttcattctttttcttttctttcatacTTTAGTTGTTGCATATTACTTGTCATCATTTTGTCAATATGTGatgattttcttattatttaatatactgTATTATTTTTATAGGTTCAGTTACTTTGTAGCATGGAGCACTTTattgaggaagatgatgagcttcttcatgatgatgatgaattagAAATTGACATTATGTTATTCCTATTGGAAAATACAACCAAAGCTGGAAAATACAACCAAAGCCTACGTTATGAAGAAGAAACATATTGAACGTCCCATTCGCCAACATGTCACAAAAATCGGTTACAACTACATACAAAAAGCTCTCAAAGAAGATCCAAAACACTTTCGGCTAGTGTACCGTATGTATCCATCCGTCTTTTTAAAGCTATGTCAACTTATCAAAGAGCAAACACCTCTTAGAGATACTCGGCAAATGTGTCTTGAAGAAATGGTGGCTACATTTTTGCTCACTATTGGTCAAAATTCAAGATATTCTTACACAATGGACACGTTCAAGAGATCCAAATTTGCTGCAAGTACAAACTTTCACAAGGTTTTAAAGGCGTTGAACTCTATCGCACCAAGTTTGATGGCTAAACCTGGACTCACAGTACCTACAAAAATAAGAGAAAGCACACGATTCTATCCCTATTTCCAGGTACATCTttctttaaattataattttttaacttcAGGGAAATATAGCTAATCGTTGTATGTATAGGATTGTGTTGGTGCTATTGATGGCACACACATTGATGCAATAGTGTCTGCTTCTGAAGCACCTAGCTACCGTAATCGAAAAGGGAAGATATCACAAAATGTGTTGGATGCTTGTAATTTTGATCTAGAATTCATATACGTTCTTAGTGGATGGGAAGGTACGGCTCATGATTCAAAAATACTAAGTGATGCTCTAACACGGAGTACTAACAGGTTGCCTGTTCCAGAGGGTACGTATACACATAtgcatttaacattttttataagttttcttttgttaatagAACTATTGATATCTTTGTATCATGTATACTTTCCAGGGAAGTTTTTATCTAGTTGATTGTGGATTTGCAAATCGGCGCAATTTCTTAGCTCCATTTAGAGGTACAAAGTATCATTTGCAAGATTTCAGAGGCCAGGGTCGTGATCCTAGTAATCAGAATGAGTTATTCAACTTACGGCATGCATCTTTGAGAAATGGGGTTGAGCgaatttttggtatttttaaatctcgtttttttatttttaaatctgcaCCACCATTTCTTTTTAAAGTACAAGCAGAACTTGTATTAGCTTGTGCTGGATTACATAACTTTCTTCGTAAACATTGTCGGTCTGATGAGTTTCTTCCTGAAAATGAGAAAGTGGGTAGCGGAGAAAATAGTTCAGTAAACGGAAATTCAAGAACTTTCGATGAAGAAAATGCTGATGTAGGAACTCTCCAATCTCATCAAAGAGAATATGCTAACAATTGGAGAGACACAATAGCTGCTAATATGTGGGCAGAAGCTACACAAACAGGAAGTCAACGATGACATTGTGAAACGTTTTTTTAGTTCTGAAATTTTGTTTACTAGCTCATGTCAATTTGAGCATTGTTAGTTTTACACTATTTAATAGCATTGAGTCTCTGAATCTCTGAGATGAATCTTGAAATATTTGGTATCAtgttatttttttggattttcccCGATCTATATTGATTATCAAGAGATTATCGCCTTTGTGATAGTATTTTGTTTAACATTAACTGACTTGGTATTCATCTAACGTTAGCGACGTTGTTAATGTTGCGTTTATCAGTCTTGAAATCTTTTGTGTTTGTATTATCATTTGTATTTATGCTCACTCTTCGTGTATTTGTTTGCATTGTTAATTGTTATCATTTGTATTTGCATTGAGTTTGTGTGTCACGTTCTATGTCCGCAAGACCACCATTGATGCGGACGTAACGAAGAGAAAAACCTTTGGTTCAGTAACGACTGGAGATTTTGCAAAAGTGATGGGCTGTGTCTTGTGACAGATTGTAGTTGTTGTAATAACAGAGAAAACACACAAAGGATTGAGAGATATTCTTGCAGGTTTCCGATCATGAAAGCAACAATAACGAACTCGTGATAtggtaaattgtttttatatggtGTGAGACCAGACTTGGTAGTGGAGGACCACGAAGCAAAATGATTCACTTGGAATGATTTCAGAAGAAACGATGCTGAcctattatttaattatatctcatccaatttttaaaaaaactttgacAATACATTATTAACTTGCGATACTTTTCTTAGTAGATTTTATAAGGAAAAGTATGTAGAATCATAAACTAATAAcaacatatttaaaaacaatggaaaagtCATTTACTTTCATTTTTGTTGAATAACACAAGACTTTTActgattttattaaataatgaaTCCAATAACTCTAgacttttaaaaacttttaaatacttgttacaaatttataaaccaataacaccagAGTTTAACAAAGTTTTAGAAAGTCTTAATTAAATAACACTAGACTCATTGTAACTCTCAAATCTTTAAAACTCCTTataaaacacaaaccaataacacctcctaaatctaacaaataaACCACTATTAAATCTATAGTAGAAACTACATCTTTGAACGATGATAACTGGTATTAAAAAGTGGTTTTGATAAGTCTGGATTGGGTGACTGAGGTTCATACAAACTGAAGCGTCTTCACCGGAACTTGTTATGGTGCATTCATCGACGAAGGCGACTGCGTTAAACTCCACCGAGATGAACATTTCTGATGGTTATACGAATCGAAGCTGACGTGTCCACTTCATATACAATAACACAAGTGTCTATGGACCCAATTGCTACCATTGTGTTTTTTAGTGACCATGCCAAACAGTTTATACTACCCGTGTGGAAAAATATGTTGTTTGGCTTCACCTGTAAAACCAAGATCAATCttgctcaaaatgtttagaCTATGAGTAAAACAACTCCAAAATCAAAAGAGACCAGTGTTGTGTATTCTGGTGATTCAACAACTATGCTTATGTCCAGAGGTTGATGGCTTATATCAGTATGATCTGTGGTTGCGAACTTGTTAGTTAAAAGAATTTCCAGATCTGTCACTCAAGAGTTGATAGATGCATATCTAACAAAATCTGTTAAAGAAAGATTCTATcaaatgttatttaaaatttcttgTTATAAGATAAttcattaattttgtaattagtaaaaaatattataaattattataaattaattcagtTTGTTAATTATAAACCTTGAAGCCTTTGGTAACAGGAAGGCCAAAGCTTTATCTAATCTCAGATGTTTgtaataaaaatgcaaaatgatGGACCAACCTTTATAAAAACCCGTCTTTCGACAAAAGCATCAGATGTCTCCATTCTTGTCAATGAAATCATCTTGAGTTTCTTTCTTGTTCGGAGAAATGTTGGTGATAGTGGACTTGTGTTGGGCCATAGCCCATAATAGCCATCTTGCTGCTtctgaaaatgaaatattaattGGAACTTTAGTTCATGTGTGTGATTTTTTTGTCGATTTTAACTTTTGATACATCAGAAAACCGTTGAACGGTTTTACTAGGGTTTAATATTCTTAAGACAAGTTTCACACGTGAAATTTTACTAGTCACAAGTTGATGAAGTCGGTTTCTTAATATTTCTTCTTAACCGAACTGGTGCAACCATATATCAAATGTTCTCCTCGCAGCTGACATTAGTCTACTAATTATGTGTGAACATATATGGTTAGAAATCAGTTCAAAGCATGCATAGGGATATAAAAGCCTTAGCAAAGTATCAAATATTCATATATAGCCTGACTGAATTTTCTTGTTTAGATATTTCTTATGATATTTTAGAATTGGCAGCTGGACTTAGAAATTGAATTTTCCTGCTACGAAACAAATCTGACTTTTATTAATATCGATAGATCACGTGG encodes:
- the LOC106437948 gene encoding ABC transporter G family member 7 isoform X1, encoding MAPFGGKSFADAVSGIGGNGVGRLLAAVAAAMLVRIFSGPGIALLPENDAEDDFSDTEGAGDDSSSSPGKVRPVTIRWRNITCSLSDKSSKSVRFLLKNVSGEAKPGRLLAIMGPSGSGKTTLLNVLAGQLSSSPRLHLSGLLEVNGRSSSSRAFKLAFVRQEDLFFSQLTVRETLSFAAELQLREMSSDEERDEYVNNLLFRLGLVSCADSCVGDAKVRGISGGEKKRLSLACELIASPSVIFADEPTTGLDAFQAEQVMETLRKLAQDGHTVICSIHQPRGSVYAKFDDVVLLTEGTLVYAGPAGNEPLTYFGNFGFLCPEHVNPAEFLADLISVDYSSSDSVYSSQKRVHALVDAFSQRSSSILYATPLGVKQETKNSMRPRRNAIVERKDGWWRQFFLLLKRAWMQASRDGPTNKVRARMSVASALIFGSVFWRMGKSQTSIQDRMGLLQVAAINTAMAALTKTVGVFPKERAIVDRERSKGSYSLGPYLLSKTIAEIPIGAAFPLMFGAVLYPMARLHPTLSRFGKFCGIMTVESFAASAMGLTVGAMVPNTEAAMAVGPSLMTVFIVFGGYYVNADNTPIIFRWIPRASLIRWAFQGLCINEFTGLEFDHQNTFDVQTGEQALERLSFKGSRIRETIAAQMRILMFWYCTTYLLLEKNKPKYQKLELLLDNGDTENPGVQLEPALDEAEVVDQTEETEDELKQPLDDQSSTSSDEFGEIRPFVLEAGSK
- the LOC106437948 gene encoding ABC transporter G family member 7 isoform X2, giving the protein MAPFGGKSFADAVSGIGGNGVGRLLAAVAAAMLVRIFSGPGIALLPENDAEDDFSDTEGAGDDSSSSPGKVRPVTIRWRNITCSLSDKSSKSVRFLLKNVSGEAKPGRLLAIMGPSGSGKTTLLNVLAGQLSSSPRLHLSGLLEVNGRSSSSRAFKLAFVRQEDLFFSQLTVRETLSFAAELQLREMSSDEERDEYVNNLLFRLGLVSCADSCVGDAKVRGISGGEKKRLSLACELIASPSVIFADEPTTGLDAFQAEQVMETLRKLAQDGHTVICSIHQPRGSVYAKFDDVVLLTEGTLVYAGPAGNEPLTYFGNFGFLCPEHVNPAEFLADLISVDYSSSDSVYSSQKRVHALVDAFSQRSSSILYATPLGVKQETKNSMRPRRNAIVERKDGWWRQFFLLLKRAWMQASRDGPTNKVRARMSVASALIFGSVFWRMGKSQTSIQDRMGLLQVAAINTAMAALTKTVGVFPKERAIVDRERSKGSYSLGPYLLSKTIAEIPIGAAFPLMFGAVLYPMARLHPTLSRFGKFCGIMTVESFAASAMGLTVGAMVPNTEAAMAVGPSLMTVFIVFGGYYVNADNTPIIFRWIPRASLIRWAFQGLCINEFTGLEFDHQNTFDVQTGEQALERLSFKGSRIRETIAAQMRILMFWYCTTYLLLEKNKPKYQKLELLLDNGDTENPGVQLEPALDEAEVVDQTEETEDELKQPLDDQSSTSSDEFGEIRPFVLEGSK
- the LOC106403478 gene encoding uncharacterized protein At2g29880-like translates to MGDSQKNKEKGGYSQWRPEETKLLIDLLVDAIHRNWRDANGLINKFTVEQIFLSVLNEKLGCQKEHKHYLTRIKYLREKYQNHLDLQRCNSGFGWDPDMKKYTALDEVWDEYLKVFEKYEDLQIIFGNGVATGGFAIGMGDSTDAHTFRVEDISQTRENINLHQSSDEVFELSSQQPSTECGMSAFSCTGSKDRAEKLHPRKRSRREADTNADKLKNDQDDSMIIVSNKIFNNHTRFKAITLIHSLGMKSVFKDMIVEERFGWIESNRSSL
- the LOC125581965 gene encoding protein ALP1-like, giving the protein MKKKHIERPIRQHVTKIGYNYIQKALKEDPKHFRLVYRMYPSVFLKLCQLIKEQTPLRDTRQMCLEEMVATFLLTIGQNSRYSYTMDTFKRSKFAASTNFHKVLKALNSIAPSLMAKPGLTVPTKIRESTRFYPYFQDCVGAIDGTHIDAIVSASEAPSYRNRKGKISQNVLDACNFDLEFIYVLSGWEGTAHDSKILSDALTRSTNRLPVPEENSSVNGNSRTFDEENADVGTLQSHQREYANNWRDTIAANMWAEATQTGSQR